In a genomic window of Deinococcus proteolyticus MRP:
- a CDS encoding ABC transporter substrate-binding protein: MCHDHASAFTAPYSRREFVRLAGLLSASAGSAALLGGCAPRQPDPDEPVRVGYLPITDAAPLLAMHGLGYLEAEGLSAEKPRLFRSWSQLVEAFVFGHVNVVHLLSPLPIWMRYSAQVPTRIVAWSHVDGSALTVAPDITEVSDLAGRTVALPFWYSVHNVLAQRLLREAGLNPVVNARDVRGERDVQLVVMAPSDMVPALKAGQIAGFVVAEPFGALAESLGVGRVQRLSGDVWKEHACCVVTMHDRDIAGRPDWTQKVVNALTRAQLWLNSHPAEAAHLLSAEGEQRYTPHKPAVLGRVLQHELPAQYLQSGAVQHPEWQERRIAFRPYPYPTYTEELVRQLREVRVEGDTTFLQRLDPAQVAREVVTDRFVTQAMQAQGGPASRTETFSAPAQGPV, translated from the coding sequence GTGTGCCATGACCACGCTTCTGCGTTTACTGCTCCCTACTCACGCCGCGAGTTCGTTCGCCTGGCCGGTCTGCTGAGCGCTTCTGCCGGGAGCGCTGCGCTGCTGGGCGGCTGCGCTCCCCGTCAGCCGGACCCGGATGAGCCGGTGCGTGTCGGCTACCTGCCCATCACCGACGCGGCCCCACTGCTGGCGATGCACGGCCTGGGCTACCTAGAAGCCGAGGGCCTGAGTGCCGAGAAGCCCCGGTTGTTCCGCAGCTGGTCACAGCTGGTCGAAGCTTTTGTGTTCGGGCATGTCAATGTGGTTCATTTGCTCTCTCCCCTCCCCATCTGGATGCGCTACAGCGCGCAGGTGCCTACGCGCATTGTGGCCTGGAGCCATGTGGACGGCTCAGCGCTGACCGTTGCTCCAGATATCACCGAGGTGTCCGACCTGGCGGGCCGGACGGTAGCGCTGCCCTTCTGGTATTCGGTACATAACGTGCTGGCCCAGCGCCTGCTGCGTGAAGCGGGCCTGAATCCGGTAGTAAATGCCCGTGACGTCAGAGGAGAGAGGGACGTGCAGCTGGTAGTGATGGCTCCCAGCGACATGGTGCCCGCCCTGAAAGCGGGCCAGATTGCCGGTTTCGTGGTGGCCGAGCCGTTCGGTGCCCTGGCCGAAAGCCTGGGCGTAGGCCGGGTGCAGCGCCTGAGCGGCGACGTGTGGAAGGAACATGCCTGCTGCGTGGTCACCATGCATGACCGCGATATCGCGGGCCGACCCGATTGGACCCAAAAAGTAGTGAATGCCCTGACCCGCGCCCAGCTCTGGCTGAACAGTCACCCGGCAGAGGCCGCCCACCTGCTGTCGGCAGAAGGCGAGCAGCGCTACACCCCCCACAAACCGGCTGTGCTGGGACGGGTGTTGCAGCACGAGCTGCCCGCGCAGTACCTGCAAAGTGGCGCAGTGCAGCACCCGGAGTGGCAGGAGCGGCGCATCGCTTTTCGCCCGTACCCGTACCCCACCTACACCGAGGAACTTGTCCGGCAGCTGAGGGAAGTGCGCGTAGAAGGAGACACCACCTTCCTCCAGCGCCTGGACCCGGCTCAGGTGGCCCGCGAGGTCGTCACTGACCGGTTCGTGACCCAGGCCATGCAGGCTCAGGGTGGCCCCGCCAGCCGCACCGAGACCTTCTCCGCGCCTGCCCAGGGGCCGGTATGA
- a CDS encoding ABC transporter ATP-binding protein, producing MTAAPVLSSRNLAVRYGSQTVLQGFDLQVAPGEIVAVLGASGVGKSSLLRILAGLQPAGAGEVQLKGQRLTRPHPAMAFAFQTPSLLPWLNVERNVAFGLDFRHQPALDPAERRRRVAQVLAEVGLEGQGRRFPAQLSGGMAQRAALARSFARQPEVLLLDEPFSALDEVRRSEMQTLLLALLQRHQTAVVLITHDIDEALLLADRVVLLGRPAHETSARQLREWTLDLPRPRAAHSEQLSRLRTEVLRCLFEVQQGNWAASPEGPPQALVS from the coding sequence ATGACAGCTGCGCCTGTACTGAGTTCCAGAAACCTGGCTGTCCGCTACGGCTCCCAGACGGTGTTGCAGGGTTTTGACCTGCAGGTGGCACCGGGCGAAATCGTCGCGGTGCTGGGGGCCAGCGGCGTGGGCAAGTCCAGCTTGCTGCGTATCCTGGCTGGGCTGCAACCGGCAGGAGCCGGAGAAGTGCAGCTGAAGGGCCAGCGGCTGACCAGGCCGCATCCTGCGATGGCTTTTGCGTTTCAGACGCCCAGTCTGCTGCCCTGGCTGAATGTGGAGCGCAACGTGGCCTTCGGGCTGGATTTCCGCCACCAGCCAGCGCTGGACCCCGCTGAAAGACGCCGCCGCGTGGCGCAGGTGCTGGCTGAAGTGGGGCTGGAAGGTCAGGGCCGCCGCTTCCCGGCGCAGCTCTCAGGCGGGATGGCGCAGCGGGCAGCGCTGGCCCGCAGCTTTGCCCGACAGCCGGAAGTGCTGCTGCTGGACGAACCCTTCAGCGCCCTGGACGAGGTGCGCCGCAGCGAAATGCAGACCCTGTTGCTGGCCCTGCTGCAACGCCACCAGACGGCTGTGGTGCTGATTACCCACGATATTGACGAAGCGCTGCTGTTGGCGGACCGGGTGGTCCTGCTGGGCCGCCCCGCTCACGAGACTTCTGCGCGGCAACTGCGCGAGTGGACGCTCGACCTCCCACGCCCCCGCGCCGCGCACTCCGAGCAGCTGAGCCGCCTGCGTACCGAGGTGCTGCGCTGCCTGTTCGAAGTGCAGCAGGGCAACTGGGCCGCCTCCCCAGAGGGTCCCCCTCAGGCGCTGGTCAGCTGA
- a CDS encoding acyl-CoA dehydrogenase family protein yields MSRFTALHQWLEDHAAQLDAGDPQVSAELLPQLASAGLFRLGVPTEYGGAGGSITEAIEALASVAERSLTAAFVGWGQRTFIEYLLTGRSAGPLREQLLPGLLSGEIAGASGLSNAMKFLSGIEQISLSGRPDAAGWTVDGALPWVTNLRTQDQGFWAAAMVAAPAGSPHPLVAVSPAHTPGLTRTPDLDLVALRGSATAQLRFEQAQVAEHHVLDPDAADYLPRVRPAFLGLQLALPLGLASRSLAEARARLARFDTSVLHGPVADTQAELDALSRQLHSGLAAGKFVKDCAELFRLKVALVETASRAVDLELQATGGLAYLSGRADGLMRRWREQAFLPLITPSVVQLQTQLAQAGQPYGGTPARQAAV; encoded by the coding sequence ATGAGCCGATTCACCGCACTGCATCAATGGTTAGAAGATCATGCAGCCCAGCTGGACGCGGGAGACCCACAAGTCAGCGCCGAGCTCCTGCCACAGCTGGCCTCGGCTGGCCTGTTTCGCCTGGGGGTGCCGACTGAATACGGCGGCGCAGGTGGCTCCATCACCGAAGCGATTGAGGCGCTGGCCAGTGTAGCCGAGCGCAGCCTGACAGCGGCCTTTGTCGGCTGGGGCCAGCGCACCTTTATCGAGTACCTGCTCACGGGCAGAAGTGCGGGGCCACTGCGTGAGCAGCTGCTGCCCGGCCTGCTCAGCGGCGAGATCGCCGGGGCCAGTGGCCTGAGCAATGCCATGAAGTTTCTGTCGGGCATCGAGCAGATCAGCCTGAGCGGTAGACCCGACGCCGCAGGATGGACGGTAGACGGCGCGCTGCCCTGGGTCACCAATCTCCGCACGCAGGATCAGGGGTTCTGGGCCGCTGCTATGGTGGCCGCGCCCGCCGGCTCTCCGCATCCTCTGGTCGCAGTCAGCCCGGCGCACACGCCGGGCCTGACCCGCACGCCTGACCTGGACCTGGTGGCCCTGCGCGGCAGTGCGACGGCGCAGCTGCGTTTCGAGCAGGCTCAGGTGGCAGAGCATCATGTGCTGGACCCCGACGCCGCCGACTACCTGCCACGGGTCCGCCCGGCCTTTTTGGGCCTGCAACTCGCCCTGCCCCTGGGTCTGGCCAGCCGCTCCCTGGCCGAGGCACGCGCCCGGCTGGCCCGCTTCGACACCTCGGTCCTGCATGGGCCTGTGGCGGACACACAGGCCGAACTGGACGCCCTGAGCCGGCAACTACATAGCGGCCTGGCAGCGGGGAAATTTGTAAAGGACTGCGCCGAGCTGTTCCGGTTGAAAGTGGCCCTGGTCGAAACGGCAAGCCGGGCTGTGGACCTGGAGCTTCAGGCCACAGGCGGGCTGGCTTACCTGTCGGGCCGCGCCGATGGCCTGATGCGGCGTTGGCGCGAGCAGGCCTTTTTGCCGCTGATTACACCCAGCGTGGTGCAGCTCCAGACCCAGCTGGCTCAGGCCGGGCAGCCTTACGGCGGCACCCCCGCCAGGCAGGCAGCAGTATGA